A part of Corvus cornix cornix isolate S_Up_H32 chromosome Z, ASM73873v5, whole genome shotgun sequence genomic DNA contains:
- the LOC104686551 gene encoding myogenesis-regulating glycosidase-like → MYTFLPESFTPVKQKPSKELRPMLGAILLGLILFIAAVVAWCYYTVSLRKAERLKTELMDLRADGFIIRNQHGEVVFRLAFRSGSLDLESCSKEGEILSCSRSSRGPLNFFIQTVKPKDTVMCYRVRWEELEAGPAVEHTMFWEDAHWYGGSEMSTQHWPIRLAGYQEPVPYVTSDVYSFRDSFGGILERYWLSSKAAAIKINDSVPFHLGFNATERTLFFQARYKDSPYKPPLGQQPFPELSYRVCVGSDVTSIHKYMVRRYFNKPSKIPAENAFRYPIWSTWALYKNDIDQDKLLRFAEKIKKYHFNCSHIEIDDMYTQAYGDFDFDPVKFPNVTEMFAKLREDGFKVTLWTHPFINYNSSNFGVGIERQLFIKEPSGRLPAMVEWWNGIGAILDFTNPAARDWFQSHLRQLRHKYGISSFKFDAGETSYLPKQFSTFRPLSDPSIWSRRYTEMAIPFYELAEVRVGYQSQNISCFFRIIDRDSVWGYELGLKSLIPTVLTISMLGYPFISADMIGGNFFPNKTNGAVEIPDRELYVRWLELSAFMPSMQFSIPPWLYDKEVVEIAQKFTELHESLVAPLLLELAGEVTDTGDPIIRPIWWISPRDEATHRIDSQFLIGDTLMVAPVLEMGKQERDVYLPAGKWRSYKGELFEKTPVLLTDYPVDLDEVAYFLWVS, encoded by the coding sequence ATGTACACTTTCCTGCCAGAGAGCTTCACACCAGTGAAGCAGAAGCCCTCCAAGGAGCTGAGGCCCATGTTGGGTGCCATCTTGCTGGGCCTCATCCTGTTCATTGCCGCAGTGGTGGCCTGGTGCTACTACACGGTGTCCCTGCGGAAGGCGGAGCGGCTCAAGACGGAGCTGATGGACCTGCGGGCGGACGGCTTCATCATCCGCAACCAGCATGGGGAGGTGGTGTTCCGGCTGGCCTTCCGCTCGGGCAGCCTGGACCTGGAGTCGTGCTCCAAGGAGGGCGAGATCCTGAGCTGCTCGCGCTCGAGCCGGGGGCCGCTCAACTTCTTCATCCAGACGGTGAAACCCAAGGACACGGTGATGTGCTACCGCGTGcgctgggaggagctggaggccgGCCCGGCCGTGGAGCACACCATGTTCTGGGAGGATGCCCACTGGTACGGGGGCTCGGAGATGAGCACCCAGCACTGGCCCATCCGCCTGGCCGGCTACCAGGAGCCCGTGCCCTACGTGACCAGCGACGTCTACTCCTTCCGCGACAGCTTTGGCGGCATCCTGGAGCGCTACTGGCTCTCCTCCAAGGCGGCGGCCATCAAGATCAACGACTCCGTGCCCTTCCACTTGGGCTTCAACGCCACTGAGCGCACTCTCTTCTTCCAGGCCCGCTACAAGGACTCGCCCTACAAGCCCCCACTGGGCCAGCAGCCCTTCCCCGAGCTCAGCTACCGCGTCTGCGTGGGCTCCGACGTCACCTCCATCCACAAGTACATGGTGCGCAGGTACTTCAACAAGCCCTCCAAGATCCCTGCTGAGAACGCCTTCCGATACCCCATATGGTCCACCTGGGCCCTCTACAAGAATGATATTGACCAGGATAAACTCTTGCGATTTGCTGAAAAGATCAAGAAGTACCATTTTAACTGCAGCCACATTGAGATTGATGACATGTATACGCAAGCCTATGGGGACTTTGACTTTGACCCTGTCAAGTTCCCCAACGTAACAGAGATGTTTGCAAAGCTGAGAGAAGATGGGTTTAAGGTCACTCTGTGGACTCATCCTTTCATAAACTACAATTCCTCCAATTTTGGTGTGGGGATTGAGCGTCAGCTGTTTATCAAGGAGCCGTCAGGGCGGCTGCCGGCCATGGTGGAGTGGTGGAACGGCATTGGGGCCATCCTGGACTTCACCAACCCAGCAGCCCGGGACTGGTTCCAGAGCCACCTGCGCCAACTCCGGCACAAGTACGGCATCTCCTCCTTCAAGTTCGATGCGGGTGAGACCAGCTACCTGCCCAAGCAGTTCAGCACCTTCCGCCCGCTGTCGGACCCCAGCATCTGGTCCCGGCGCTACACAGAGATGGCCATCCCCTTCTACGAGCTGGCTGAGGTGCGAGTGGGATACCAGTCACAGAACATCTCCTGCTTCTTCCGCATCATCGACCGTGACTCTGTCTGGGGCTATGAGTTGGGCCTCAAGTCCCTCATCCCCACTGTGCTCACCATCAGCATGCTGGGGTACCCCTTCATATCTGCGGACATGATAGGGggcaattttttccccaataagACCAATGGGGCAGTGGAGATCCCTGACCGGGAGCTGTACGTGCGCTGGCTGGAGCTGTCGGCCTTCATGCCCTCCATGCAGTTCTCCATCCCGCCTTGGCTCTACGACAAGGAGGTGGTGGAGATTGCGCAGAAGTTCACAGAGCTCCATGAGTCACTGGTGGCCccgctgctgctggagctggcggGGGAGGTCACTGACACGGGCGACCCCATCATCCGTCCCATCTGGTGGATCTCCCCCCGTGACGAGGCCACTCACCGGATTGACTCCCAGTTCCTCATCGGGGACACCCTCATGGTGGCCCCGGTGCTGGAGATGGGCAAGCAGGAGCGGGATGTCTACCTGCCAGCGGGCAAATGGCGCAGCTACAAGGGGGAGCTGTTTGAGAAGACCCCGGTGCTACTCACTGACTATCCCGTTGACCTGGACGAAGTTGCCTATTTCCTCTGGGTTTCCTAA